In a single window of the Raphanus sativus cultivar WK10039 chromosome 9, ASM80110v3, whole genome shotgun sequence genome:
- the LOC108825941 gene encoding uncharacterized protein LOC108825941, giving the protein MSTTRLLLRRNSKQSDLIFPSFSSPTCSLSRTRILKCSLGRGSDGQNQKPSERKSSVEVKAYVPTSEIVITSKTEVRRGLMDSVFLVSQVTDIFITELRQAIRRRAWRLQLQRNIERVILDCRFYTLFAVAGTLLGSVLCFFEGCSRVLECYSHYLKGLTHGVKSNTIHILIEAIDMFLFGTSMLVLGNAIYNMFVSCKSNQSNQSIGEVKARIGYAVVMILHVGMMEKFKTTPLVTCMDLACFAASLFILSASMFLLSRLSSSLRTSKTGERVN; this is encoded by the exons atgagcaCCACTAGATTACTCTTGCGTCGTAATTCAAAACAGTCGGATCTCATTTTTCCATCATTTTCTTCTCCGACGTGTTCCCTGTCACGCACAAGAATCCTGAAATGCTCGTTGGGGCGAGGATCGGATGGTCAGAATCAGAAACCATCCGAGAGAAAATCGTCGGTGGAGGTGAAAGCTTATGTGCCTACTTCAGAGATCGTGATCACAAGTAAGACAGAAGTAAGACGAGGATTGATGGATTCTGTGTTTCTTGTCTCCCAAGTAACTGATATTTTTATCACGGAGTTAAGGCAAGCTATCAGAAGAAGGGCATGGAGACTGCAGTTGCAGAGGAATATAGAGAGG GTAATACTTGACTGCAGATTCTACACCCTATTTGCAGTTGCTGGAACTTTATTAGGTTCTGTACTCTGTTTCTTTGAG GGCTGCTCTCGTGTCTTAGAATGCTATTCACATTATCTTAAGGGATTGACGCATGGAGTAAAGAGTAACACAATTCACATTTTAATCGAAGCCATAG ATATGTTCTTGTTCGGCACATCCATGCTAGTTCTGGGAAACGCTATATATAACATGTTTGTGAGCTGCAAATCAAACCAAAGCAATCAATCGATTGGTGAAGTAAAGGCGAGAATAGGGTATGCAGTGGTAATGATACTTCACGTTGGGATGATGGAGAAGTTCAAGACTACGCCACTGGTGACATGTATGGACCTCGCTTGTTTTGCTGCATCACTCTTCATTTTATCGGCTTCTATGTTCCTTTTGTCTAGATTGTCTTCTTCACTACGAACCAGTAAAACCGGTGAAAGAGTTAATTGA
- the LOC108824193 gene encoding uncharacterized protein LOC108824193, translating to MTQINLPFEVGHTIEARSFELGFRGAWFRCKITKIFNKGRALFYDLEYLDFTEEGIHTTKVFQKRQGEDETTLMVRPIRPRHQSEVLDEEEEEEEVVVVNGVWKVGDLVDWWKDDCYWSGTVQEVREEDESAKIELLPEPYGEGKSYDAVFKDLRPSLEWSLEDGWIVPFSKDGEKRQCAKLMKLPNEGAEETREEEKVKPTKKLVGDEEDLALNIMESESIEAAVMDLEEIVVRIEWIKGMLSLNSENSTWIYQDYHPSSQCDR from the exons ATGACTCAAATCAATCTACCGTTCGAAGTGGGTCACACCATCGAAGCAAGATCTTTCGAATTGGGTTTCCGTGGAGCATGGTTTCGGTGCAAG attaCGAAGATATTCAACAAAGGGAGAGCTTTATTCTACGATTTGGAATATCTTGATTTCACAGAAGAAG GAATACACACAACAAAAGTATTCCAAAAACGCCAAGGCGAGGACGAGACTACCCTAATGGTTCGACCCATACGTCCACGTCACCAAAGTGAAGTCCttgacgaggaagaagaagaagaagaagttgttGTTGTTAACGGTGTTTGGAAGGTGGGAGACTTGGTGGATTGGTGGAAAGACGATTGCTATTGGTCTGGGACGGTTCAAGAAgtgagagaagaagatgaatcgGCTAAG attGAGTTGTTGCCTGAACCGTATGGAGAAGGAAAAAGCTACGATGCTGTGTTTAAGGATTTGCGTCCTTCGTTGGAATGGTCACTCGAAGATGGATGGATTGTCCCTTTCTCTAAG GATGGGGAAAAGAGGCAGTGTGCTAAGCTAATGAAACTTCCAAATGAAG GAGCTGAAGAAactagagaagaagaaaaggtgaAACCTACAAAGAAGTTAGTAGGAGATGAGGAGGATCTAGCGTTGAATATCATGGAATCAGAGTCTATTGAAGCTGCTGTGATGGACTTGGAAGAGATAGTTGTTCGAATAGAGTGGATTAAAGGAATGTTGTCGCTAAATTCAGAAAATTCAACCTGGATATATCAGGATTATCATCCGTCCTCACAATGTGACAG gtaa
- the LOC108826252 gene encoding GDSL esterase/lipase At5g03610-like gives MNSLMKLLASLLLIIFSSLLFGDIDVVESSNQNHRFSGRNKLFVFGDSYVDTGNTKTTDKGAWEFPYGITYPGKPSGRFSDGHISTDFLAQLLRIKLPVTYKEKDDVDKTRLQYGMSFAYGGTGVFDTKVKYPNMTGQINLFEKLLGNVYSPSDLSSSVALVSVAGNDYITFVLAHLDDPLGLLFGLKSFIEKVVNQIEVDLRRIRTLGVKKIAIPSLTPLAYTPVLANLPESIKGIVQDNVKYHNDLLQKSVAKLNNESNDIDSAFTIIDYYNTFLTVFNNTGGIPGILTFKTPFIACYKIDLNDIKNSTLCDDPKSAFFWDPIHPTQEGWKSVYKVLRNNITTALLPKA, from the exons ATGAACTCCTTAATGAAACTCTTGGCCTCGCTGTTACTGATTATTTTTTCTTCCCTCCTCTTTG GAGATATCGATGTAGTTGAGAGTTCAAATCAGAATCATCGCTTTTCCGGTCGAAATAAATTGTTTGTGTTTGGAGATTCTTATGTCGATACTGGAAACACAAAGACTACTGATAAGGGGGCATGGGAATTCCCTTACGGTATCACTTACCCGGGTAAACCCTCTGGCAGGTTCTCGGACGGCCACATCTCCACCGATTTTCTAG CCCAATTGCTAAGGATAAAGTTACCTGTGACCTACAAAGAGAAAGATGACGTGGATAAGACACGGTTACAGTACGGAATGAGTTTTGCATACGGAGGAACAGGAGTGTTCGACACTAAGGTTAAATATCCTAACATGACCGGTCAGATCAATCTCTTCGAGAAACTCCTCGGCAATGTCTACTCTCCATCCGACCTTTCTTCGTCCGTCGCTCTCGTCAGTGTTGCTGGCAACGACTACATTACTTTCGTTCTCGCGCATCTTGATGACCCTCTCGGATTATTATTT GGGTTGAAATCATTCATCGAGAAAGTTGTGAATCAAATCGAGGTGGATTTGAGGCGTATCCGTACCTTGGGAGTAAAGAAGATAGCAATACCATCACTGACACCGCTCGCGTACACCCCGGTGCTTGCAAACCTCCCTGAATCTATCAAAGGCATTGTACAGGATAATGTAAAATACCACAACGACTTGTTGCAGAAATCAGTCGCCAAGCTTAACAATGAGAGCAATGATATTGATTCGGCTTTTACCATCATAGATTACTACAATACCTTCTTGACTGTCTTCAACAACACAGGGGGAATCCCAG GGATTCTGACGTTTAAAACCCCATTCATAGCATGTTATAAAATCGACTTGAATGATATCAAGAATTCTACGTTATGTGATGATCCTAAGTCTGCTTTCTTCTGGGATCCAATTCACCCTACCCAAGAAGGATGGAAATCAGTTTACAAGGTTTTAAGAAATAATATCACCACAGCTTTGCTGCCTAAAGCGTAA